The following coding sequences lie in one Lysobacter capsici genomic window:
- a CDS encoding sensor histidine kinase — protein sequence MPQGLPRKIKLAFILQAVIGSIAITLGILLAGLAVRHVVLEQRMQREADDYWAGRARDIDYPLPRTSTTRGHFVPAGASDSLLPAAIRGADSGLHNLPGGGRVVLVDRRDAGTFYMVYATELIDEAILYTGLFSLLLSLLTTYLISWHTYRTSKRLVSPVSWLANVVSQWDPRDPDTSLIEPIKFPYDPGSEVRRLSSALSGLAERVSDFVQRERDFTRDASHELRTPLTVIRVATDLMLADPDTPLRAQRSLLRVQRAGRDMEAVIDAFLILARESDIEPQSEEFAVRDIVDNEMERILPLLNGKPVELHLYDEGGPRLTAPPHALGVMIGNLLSNAVRFTDAGRIDVYLSRDCIEIRDTGIGMSVETLTKAFTPFYRADFSAGDGKGMGLSIVRRLGERFGWPVTLTSAPDHGTTAVIRFKPSAATVSTGVILPAPRVPEA from the coding sequence ATGCCGCAAGGGCTCCCGCGCAAGATCAAGCTTGCGTTCATCCTGCAAGCCGTGATCGGCAGCATCGCGATCACGCTGGGTATTCTCCTGGCGGGCCTCGCGGTGCGCCATGTCGTGCTGGAACAGCGCATGCAGCGCGAGGCCGACGACTACTGGGCCGGGCGCGCACGCGACATCGACTATCCGCTGCCGCGCACCTCGACCACGCGCGGCCATTTCGTCCCGGCCGGGGCCAGCGATTCGCTGCTGCCGGCGGCGATCCGCGGCGCCGACTCGGGCCTGCACAACCTGCCCGGCGGCGGCCGGGTGGTGCTGGTCGACCGGCGCGACGCCGGCACCTTCTACATGGTCTACGCGACCGAGCTGATCGACGAGGCCATCCTCTACACTGGCCTGTTCTCGCTGCTGCTATCGCTGCTGACCACCTACCTGATCTCCTGGCATACCTACCGCACCTCCAAGCGGCTGGTGTCGCCGGTCAGCTGGCTGGCCAACGTGGTCTCGCAGTGGGATCCGCGCGATCCCGACACCAGCCTGATCGAGCCGATCAAGTTCCCCTACGACCCGGGCAGCGAAGTGCGGCGCCTGTCGAGCGCGCTTAGTGGCCTGGCCGAGCGGGTCAGCGATTTCGTCCAGCGCGAGCGCGATTTCACCCGCGACGCCAGCCACGAGCTGCGCACCCCGTTGACCGTGATCCGGGTCGCCACCGACCTGATGCTGGCCGATCCGGACACGCCGCTGCGCGCGCAACGCTCGCTGCTGCGGGTGCAGCGCGCCGGCCGCGACATGGAGGCGGTGATCGACGCCTTCCTGATCCTGGCGCGCGAATCCGACATCGAGCCGCAGTCGGAGGAATTCGCGGTGCGCGACATCGTCGACAACGAGATGGAACGCATCCTGCCGCTGCTCAACGGCAAGCCGGTCGAGTTGCACCTGTACGACGAAGGCGGCCCGCGCCTGACCGCGCCGCCGCATGCGCTCGGGGTGATGATCGGCAACCTGCTCAGCAACGCGGTGCGCTTCACCGATGCCGGCCGCATCGACGTGTACCTGAGCCGCGACTGCATCGAAATCCGCGACACCGGCATCGGCATGTCGGTGGAAACGCTGACCAAGGCGTTCACCCCGTTCTACCGCGCCGACTTCTCCGCCGGCGACGGCAAGGGCATGGGCCTGTCGATCGTGCGCCGGCTGGGCGAACGCTTCGGTTGGCCGGTCACCCTGACCAGCGCGCCCGATCACGGCACCACCGCGGTGATCCGCTTCAAGCCGAGCGCGGCCACGGTGTCGACCGGTGTGATCCTGCCGGCGCCGCGGGTGCCGGAAGCCTGA
- a CDS encoding response regulator transcription factor has protein sequence MQGTRDGGLVLIVEDNRNISEMVGEYLESRGFEVDYAADGLDGYRLATENSYDVIVLDLMLPRMDGIEVCKKLREEARKSTPVLMLTARDTLDEKLTGLSAGADDYLTKPFAIQELEARLRALIRRERRQVGGEVLKVADLVLDPASLRVTRGGSELQLSPIGLRLLTILMRESPRVVSRQEIEREIWGNGLPDSDTLRSHLYNLRKTIDKPFGKQLLHTVQSAGYRVADISQPPD, from the coding sequence ATGCAGGGTACGAGAGACGGGGGTCTGGTCCTCATCGTCGAAGACAACCGCAATATCTCCGAGATGGTCGGTGAATACCTCGAAAGCCGCGGTTTCGAGGTCGATTACGCCGCCGATGGCCTCGACGGCTACCGTCTGGCCACCGAGAACAGCTACGACGTGATCGTGCTGGACCTGATGCTGCCGCGCATGGACGGCATCGAGGTCTGCAAGAAGCTGCGTGAAGAAGCGCGCAAGTCCACGCCGGTGCTGATGCTGACCGCGCGCGACACGCTCGACGAAAAACTCACCGGCCTGAGCGCCGGCGCCGACGATTACCTGACCAAGCCGTTCGCGATCCAGGAACTGGAAGCGCGCCTGCGCGCCCTGATCCGTCGCGAACGCCGCCAGGTCGGCGGCGAAGTGCTCAAGGTCGCCGATCTTGTGCTCGATCCGGCCAGCCTGCGGGTCACCCGCGGCGGCAGCGAACTGCAACTGTCGCCGATCGGCCTGCGCCTGTTGACCATCCTGATGCGCGAATCGCCGCGCGTGGTCAGCCGCCAGGAAATCGAACGCGAGATCTGGGGCAACGGTTTGCCCGATTCGGACACCCTGCGCAGCCATCTGTACAACCTGCGCAAGACCATCGACAAGCCGTTCGGCAAGCAACTGCTGCATACCGTGCAAAGCGCCGGTTACCGCGTGGCGGACATTTCCCAGCCGCCGGACTGA
- a CDS encoding DMT family protein, giving the protein MLADRLYPILLLLGSNIFMTFAWYGHLKYKSSPLVLAIAVSWGIALFEYCLQVPANRMGSAVYSAPQLKGMQEVITLLVFAGFSVWYLGEPMKWNHWAGFGLIVVAAWLIFLE; this is encoded by the coding sequence ATGCTCGCCGACCGCCTCTATCCGATCCTGCTGTTGCTGGGGTCCAACATCTTCATGACCTTCGCCTGGTACGGGCACCTGAAGTACAAGTCTTCGCCGCTGGTGCTGGCGATCGCGGTCAGCTGGGGCATCGCCCTGTTCGAGTACTGCCTGCAGGTGCCGGCCAACCGCATGGGCAGCGCGGTGTACTCGGCGCCGCAGCTCAAGGGCATGCAGGAGGTGATCACCCTGCTGGTGTTCGCCGGCTTCTCGGTCTGGTACCTGGGCGAGCCGATGAAGTGGAACCACTGGGCCGGGTTCGGCCTGATCGTGGTGGCGGCGTGGCTGATCTTCCTGGAGTGA
- a CDS encoding DUF6053 domain-containing protein translates to MGRAGYAYKVAAIGAKGIGAEAPPTKTSRPRDLAESSRFDHSPPK, encoded by the coding sequence CTGGGCCGCGCAGGGTACGCGTACAAGGTCGCGGCGATCGGAGCGAAAGGCATCGGGGCTGAAGCGCCTCCCACAAAAACTTCGCGACCTCGCGACCTCGCGGAGTCCTCCCGGTTCGATCACTCGCCGCCGAAGTAG
- a CDS encoding DUF962 domain-containing protein yields MASRFASFSEFYPFYLSEHSNRTSRRLHFIGSCGVLILLALAIAGGRPWLVLGALVCGYGFAWVGHFFFEKNRPATFKHPLYSFVGDWVMFKDILTGKIKF; encoded by the coding sequence ATGGCCAGCCGTTTCGCAAGCTTCAGCGAGTTCTATCCGTTCTATCTGAGCGAGCACAGCAACCGCACCAGCCGGCGCCTGCATTTCATCGGCAGTTGCGGGGTGTTGATCCTGCTCGCGCTGGCGATCGCCGGCGGGCGGCCGTGGCTGGTGCTGGGCGCGTTGGTGTGTGGCTACGGGTTCGCCTGGGTCGGGCATTTCTTCTTCGAGAAGAACCGGCCGGCGACCTTCAAGCACCCGCTGTATTCCTTCGTCGGCGACTGGGTGATGTTCAAGGACATCCTCACCGGCAAGATCAAATTCTGA
- a CDS encoding YnfA family protein: MLKTFLLFLLTAVAEIVGCYLPYLWLRKGGGAWLLLPAAASLALFAWLLTLHPTASGRVYAAYGGVYVTVAVFWLWWVDAVKPTYWDLLGAGLCLAGMAVIMFAPQPV, encoded by the coding sequence ATGCTCAAGACCTTCCTGCTGTTCCTGCTCACCGCCGTCGCCGAAATCGTCGGCTGCTATCTGCCGTATCTGTGGCTTCGCAAAGGCGGCGGCGCCTGGCTGTTGTTGCCGGCGGCGGCGAGCCTGGCCTTGTTCGCCTGGCTGCTGACCTTGCACCCCACCGCATCGGGCCGGGTCTATGCCGCTTACGGCGGCGTCTACGTCACCGTGGCCGTGTTCTGGCTGTGGTGGGTCGACGCGGTGAAACCTACGTACTGGGACTTGCTTGGGGCGGGGCTGTGCCTGGCCGGGATGGCGGTGATCATGTTCGCTCCGCAGCCGGTCTGA
- the mazG gene encoding nucleoside triphosphate pyrophosphohydrolase, whose translation MAEVLNLPQGIAGLLAIMAKLRDRDGGCPWDLEQDFASIAPYTIEEAYEVADAIDRNDLDALKDELGDLLLQVVFHARMAQEQGAFAFDDVVAAISDKMVRRHPHVFGEASVEDAQAQTVVWEELKRREREAAGETDSSALAGISRGLPEWQRAVKLQKRAAAVGFDWPDVAPVIAKLHEEIDEVRVEFDAIAAAPDDAAAQARLEEEIGDVLFVCANLARHGKVDVGAALRRANLKFERRFRAMELMAAQDGLSLAELPLEGQDAYWEQSKRDERGE comes from the coding sequence ATGGCTGAGGTGTTGAATCTGCCGCAGGGCATCGCCGGCCTGCTCGCGATCATGGCCAAGTTGCGCGATCGCGACGGCGGTTGTCCCTGGGACCTGGAACAGGATTTCGCCTCGATCGCGCCGTACACGATCGAGGAAGCCTACGAAGTCGCCGATGCGATCGACCGCAACGACCTGGACGCGCTCAAGGACGAACTCGGCGATCTGCTGCTGCAAGTGGTGTTCCATGCGCGCATGGCCCAGGAGCAGGGCGCGTTCGCGTTCGACGATGTGGTCGCGGCGATCAGCGACAAGATGGTGCGCCGGCATCCGCATGTGTTCGGCGAGGCCAGCGTCGAGGACGCGCAGGCGCAGACGGTGGTCTGGGAAGAACTCAAGCGGCGCGAGCGCGAAGCCGCTGGCGAGACCGACAGCTCTGCGCTGGCCGGGATCTCGCGCGGCCTGCCCGAATGGCAGCGCGCGGTGAAACTGCAAAAGCGCGCCGCCGCGGTCGGCTTCGACTGGCCCGACGTGGCGCCGGTGATCGCCAAGCTGCACGAGGAGATCGACGAGGTGCGGGTCGAGTTCGACGCGATCGCCGCCGCGCCCGACGATGCGGCCGCGCAGGCGCGGCTGGAAGAGGAAATCGGCGACGTGCTGTTCGTCTGCGCCAATCTGGCGCGGCACGGCAAGGTCGACGTCGGCGCCGCCTTGCGCCGCGCCAATCTGAAATTCGAACGCCGCTTCCGCGCGATGGAGCTGATGGCCGCGCAGGACGGCCTGTCGCTGGCCGAGTTGCCGCTGGAAGGCCAGGACGCGTACTGGGAACAGTCCAAGCGCGACGAGCGCGGCGAGTAG